A single genomic interval of Cherax quadricarinatus isolate ZL_2023a chromosome 76, ASM3850222v1, whole genome shotgun sequence harbors:
- the LOC128703701 gene encoding uncharacterized protein — MKRWLVLTVAVLALGGLSPALPSNLDSVSGLNQKFTAPAVPREVLPGEESVETSADFALPNADSFEGNSEVAQKRSEVDKAKITHETKMVAQESKNTNTPLGAKLFHKRKPKNITQRKRRKADKAVTHLPSGQSALSFHPVISHASPASYQAGYVYNPPVYPTYSSPFGVNPSFGVTPSYGVPPSFGVTPTYGVVAPQYVAPQASAYYIAPQVGYSSPTPVAPVESTYQAPESSYKAPAAEYKAPAAEYKAPAAEYKAPAAEYKAPESEYKAPNKGYEYKAPESEYKAPESEYKAPSKGYEYKAPGSEYKAPESEYKAPSKGYEYKAPGSEYKAPESEYKAPSKGYEYKAPESEYKAPESEYKAPSKGYEYKAPGSEYKAPESEYKAPSKGYEYKAPGSEYKAPESEYKAPSKGYEYKAPESEYKAPSKGYEYKAPESEYKAPESEYKAPSKGYEYKAPESEYKAPSKGYEYKAPDSEYKAPESEYKAPSKGYDYTPPKSEYKAPEPEYKAPESEYKAPGKGYEYETPESEYKAPSKGYEYKAPDSEYKAPESEYKAPSKGYEYSPPKSEYKAPEVEYKAPEAGYDYQPPSPAYKAPEPEYKAPETVYKAPMTAYKAPEAGYDYQPPSPAYKAPEPEYKAPGNEYKAPEAGYDYRPPTPTYKAPESEYKAPETEYKAPIPNYVPPKSTYKAPESEYRAPEANSGSNGYLPPKTKYTAPEPTYQAPSTTYEEPETVYKAPSTLYKEPDSTYKAPSTTYKEPESEYKPPATLYKEPDSTYKAPSTTYKEPESTYKAPSTLYKEPDSTYKAPSTSYKEPESTYKAPSTIYKEPESTYKAPSTTYKEPDSTYKAPSTTYKEPESEYKAPATTYKEPESTYKAPATTYKEPDSTYKAPSTTYKEPESEYKAPSTIYKEPESTYKAPSTTYKEPDSTYKAPSTTYKEPESEYKAPATTYKEPQGYSYNPPAVSGSLGGYQPSVSDYSSVQKTYGVSEPVPVYGPPTLPHRVLDPYSQLDYYDDSFLLPRRRPFRRRRPGFRRFRGRYYRQTSE; from the exons ATG AAGCGATGGTTGGTGTTGACTGTGGCAGTGTTGGCCCTGGGTGGACTTTCACCTGCACTTCCCAGCAACTTGGACTCAGTAAGTGGACTTAACCAAAAGTTCACTGCCCCAGCTGTACCCAGAGAGGTCTTGCCCGgggaggagtcagtcgagacgTCTGCTGATTTTGCCTTACCAAATGCTGACAGTtttgaaggaaacagtgaagtggCCCAGAAGAGAAGCGAGGTGGATAAAGCAAAAATCACCCATGAAACGAAGATGGTAGCGCAGGAGTCGAAAAATACGAATACTCCACTAGGTGCTAAGCTCTTCCATAAAAGAAAACCCAAGAACATCACCCAGAGAAAACGGAGAAAGGCAGACAAGGCAGTGACTCATTTACCATCGGGACAATCTGCTTTATCCTTCCATCCTGTCATTTCTCACGCTTCTCCTGCTTCTTACCAGGCAGGGTATGTCTACAACCCTCCGGTTTACCCAACCTACTCTTCTCCCTTCGGGGTTAACCCCTCATTTGGCGTAACTCCTTCCTATGGGGTACCTCCATCTTTTGGGGTAACTCCTACATATGGGGTGGTCGCTCCCCAGTACGTAGCCCCTCAAGCATCTGCTTATTATATTGCACCCCAGGTAGGCTACAGTTCCCCGACCCCAGTTGCTCCTGTTGAAAGTACATACCAGGCTCCTGAATCAAGTTACAAGGCACCTGCAGCTGAGTACAAGGCACCTGCAGCGGAGTACAAGGCACCAGCAGCTGAGTACAAGGCACCTGCAGCTGAATACAAGGCACCAGAATCTGAATACAAGGCTCCAAATAAAGGTTATGAATACAAGGCGCCAGAATCTGAATACAAGGCTCCGGAGTCTGAATACAAGGCTCCAAGTAAAGGTTATGAATACAAGGCGCCAGGATCTGAATACAAGGCTCCAGAATCTGAATACAAGGCTCCAAGTAAAGGTTATGAATACAAGGCGCCAGGATCTGAATACAAGGCTCCAGAATCTGAATACAAGGCTCCAAGTAAAGGTTATGAATACAAGGCGCCAGAATCTGAATACAAGGCTCCGGAGTCTGAATACAAGGCTCCAAGTAAAGGTTATGAATACAAGGCGCCAGGATCTGAATACAAGGCTCCAGAATCTGAATACAAGGCTCCAAGTAAAGGTTATGAATACAAGGCGCCAGGATCTGAATACAAGGCTCCAGAATCTGAATACAAGGCTCCAAGTAAAGGTTATGAATACAAGGCTCCAGAATCTGAATACAAGGCTCCAAGTAAAGGTTATGAATACAAGGCGCCAGAATCTGAATACAAGGCTCCGGAGTCTGAATACAAGGCTCCAAGTAAAGGTTATGAATACAAGGCTCCAGAATCTGAATACAAGGCTCCAAGTAAAGGTTATGAATACAAGGCGCCAGACTCTGAATACAAGGCTCCGGAATCTGAATACAAGGCTCCAAGCAAAGGATATGATTACACCCCTCCAAAATCTGAATACAAGGCTCCAGAACCCGAATACAAGGCTCCGGAATCTGAATACAAGGCACCAGGTAAAGGTTATGAATACGAAACTCCGGAGTCTGAATACAAGGCTCCAAGTAAAGGTTATGAATACAAGGCGCCAGACTCTGAATACAAGGCTCCGGAATCTGAATACAAGGCTCCAAGTAAAGGGTATGAATACAGCCCTCCAAAATCTGAGTACAAGGCTCCGGAGGTTGAATATAAGGCTCCAGAGGCAGGCTACGACTACCAGCCTCCATCCCCTGCATACAAGGCTCCAGAACCCGAATACAAGGCTCCAGAgacggtatataaggctccaatgACGGCATATAAGGCTCCAGAAGCAGGATACGACTACCAACCACCGTCCCCTGCATACAAGGCTCCAGAGCCTGAATATAAAGCTCCAGGGAATGAATACAAGGCTCCGGAAGCCGGATATGATTACCGACCTCCAACTCCTACATACAAGGCTCCAGAATCCGAATACAAGGCTCCAGAAACTGAATACAAGGCTCCCATCCCAAATTATGTGCCTCCAAAATCCACTTATAAGGCTCCTGAATCGGAATACAGGGCACCTGAGGCTAATTCTGGCAGTAACGGCTATCTCCCACCTAAAACTAAGTATACGGCTCCTGAGCCCACATATCAGGCACCATCAACAACCTATGAGGAGCCAGAAACCGTATATAAAGCACCATCGACACTTTATAAGGAGCCAGATTCCACATATAAGGCACCTTCTACTACTTATAAGGAGCCAGAATCTGAATATAAGCCACCTGCGACACTTTATAAAGAACCAGATTCCACATATAAGGCACCTTCTACTACTTATAAGGAGCCAGAATCTACATATAAGGCACCTTCGACACTTTATAAAGAACCAGATTCCACATATAAGGCACCTTCTACTAGTTATAAGGAGCCAGAATCTACATATAAGGCACCGTCGACAATTTATAAGGAGCCAGAATCTACATATAAGGCACCTTCAACTACTTACAAGGAGCCAGACTCTACATATAAGGCACCTTCAACAACTTATAAGGAGCCAGAGTCTGAATATAAGGCACCTGCGACTACTTATAAGGAGCCAGAATCTACATATAAGGCACCTGCAACTACTTACAAGGAGCCAGACTCTACATATAAGGCACCTTCGACAACTTATAAGGAGCCAGAGTCTGAATATAAGGCACCATCGACAATTTATAAGGAGCCAGAATCTACATATAAAGCACCTTCAACTACTTATAAGGAGCCAGACTCTACATATAAGGCACCTTCGACAACTTATAAAGAGCCAGAATCCGAATATAAGGCACCTGCGACTACTTACAAGGAGCCACAGGGGTACAGCTACAATCCCCCTGCTGTTTCTGGTAGTCTTGGGGGCTACCAGCCCTCGGTTTCAGACTACAGTTCAGTACAGAAGACTTATGGTGTAAGTGAGCCGgtaccagtgtatggccctcccacactaccacataGG GTGCTGGACCCGTACTCACAGCTGGACTACTACGACGACTCTTTCCTCCTGCCTCGTCGTCGCCCCTTCAGGAGGAGGAGACCTGGCTTCAGAAGATTCAGGGGAAGGTATTACAGACAAACTTCAGAGTGA